The genomic segment CATGAATGGCAGGTTTCTTTAAGTATTCGTCAAACAGATATTCTTGAGAATCCCTATATTTTTTGTTATCATCGGGGTTCTGCATAGCGTTATAGGTAAACGACGTCTTAGGATTTTCAGCGTAACTGAAGTAGGTATCCTTAGAAGCACATTCTTCTGCAGTCTTACCAGAAACTAGGTAACTATCTGCCACCAAGGAATCCATAATTTCCTTGAAATCATCTTGAATATCCTGCGGAGTTGCCCCATCAAATTGGGAACAAGCTTTGGATACAAGAGAATCAAGGCTTTGCGGCTCACGGGTAAGCGTATTCAAGAAAATACGACCGGAATCAGTGTAAGTGCGGTCATGTTTCGTGAGTTGGCTATAGATATAGCCAAATTCTCCGATAGAACGGACAAATGAATCGCGTGAAAGACGGTAGTAAGGCATGATCAGACCTTGATGTATTTTTTGTACGCTTGAAGTTTGCTGTTGAACAATTTGTCTATTTTTTTCAAAATAACATCTGTATCTATATCAGTACCTTGTTCCTTTGTCCTGTATTCGTCTACAAGTTGTTTAAAATCATCCCCTAAAACGTAAATTTTGTCCAAAAGAGCATCCCTACGTTCTTCATAATTGTCTAGTTTTCCATTGCTTATTCTTCCTACTTCCATGCACTCTATAAAACATGCTTGTAAAAATTGTATTTTAACAGTTGTTCGTGCAATCCAAATTGTTATAACAATGGCGATGATTGATAATACGAGAGAACATATTCCGATAACAAAGGAAGCGATTTCCATTATTTTATTCTCCTAGTAATAGGTTTTCATGTATTCTTTAATTTCTTTCAACTTACTTGTTGCTTGCGATTGCTTTTGATCATTATTAAAATCAGCATACCAAGCCTTGTGCAGAATAAAGTAGTCTTCAATCAAATCATACAAAGTTTTATCTTTACCTTTAATCTGTTGCAACATCTCATTGGGAGAAACCCATGATTCGTCTGTTGTTAATTCAATTCTCTGATATATCGCTATCACAAAATTCTGAAAATAACTTTCAGGAGCAATCAGTGCCTTCATCACATCAACATCTTGAAAATTAATAGACATTCGTTCAAATCCTTTATTACAAATTCAAAAAAACGGTAACTGCGGCTATTACACCGCAATCACCATTGTTATTTCTATTAGCGACTCAATTCGCAGGTCGAACAGCCCTTTCCGTTGCGATCTTTGGTCGGGCAACCAGCAGCGAAGCTACCAGTCGGATTGTTCTTTGCCACGAGCTGCGGCTTTGTGTACTTCTTCATAATATACCTCATGAGGTTTATGTTTTTTGCTCCGTTTTGTTGAATGCACCAACTGGAGCCTTGCTGGCACATTTTTCATAATCCTACTTATACCAAGATGGTGGAGTATCTCCCCAACCGAAGTAATTGATGTATTTGATATTTGGATATTTTGACCGCAATATTTTTTCAGCTGCAGTCCGGTTTAGGCCGCCCATTTCAATGCAGTCAAGCGCATATCCTGGAACGTGGTCAATGCAGAAATGAAACCAGTGTTTCATGTTTAACTCCTTGTTGTATTGTTGAAAAACTTTTGTGCGTTCGACCACGACACGCTACACCATGCACCATCAGTGATTTTCTCGCTCATCGTAATGCGGTTCCGCAAGTATCTTGGTAATGAGCTCTTGATATTCCGCCCCGGAATCGGAGTATCCGTTCCAAACAGAATCCTATCCGCAAATCCGTTTTGGATAAGAATCTGCAAATGTTCGTGTGGCATAAAGGCTGTATCAACAAAAGCATTTGGGCAATGTCGCAAGACATCAATCGTCTGGTTTAGTGGACGACCATGAGCCAAAATGACCTTGACCTTGGGATGCTTCTTGATAACCGGTTCATACATTCCGGCAAAGCACTCGTCTTTCTCACCTGTATGAAGCATAAGCGCCAGGTTGCGTTCGTTTGCGACATCAAAAACTCGTGCAAGCGATTTACCATCTAGTTTCCACTTTTCAGAAACTCCGTGAACTTTCAACCCCTTGATTTTATCATCAAGATACAGCGACAAGTCGCGCGACTTTCTCAACATGGAATGAGTCACCCACAAGAACGGAACAGCCCTTCCTTCGGACAACTCATGCATGGCATCGCGTTCCTCCCGCATAAAAGCCGGATCATCCGTCACCACGTTCGATGTGCTAGAATACGCAAAATGGGTAATCCCAGCCAACCTCAATGTTCGCAGGATTCGTGGGGGCGTATAGTAGTCGTCGAAATACTGCCCCATGTGCACATGCACATCGAACAGGCCGATGGTGGCGTTTTCGCTAGCAACCTTATTTTGTAAACTAGAATTTACACGGGGGGGGGGGTAACAGGTTTAACGGCTCCCTGAGGTCGGCAGCCGCATTGAATAATGTTTCCATGTTACCAAATACTTTCATGTAAACAAATGTAATTCATTTTCGGAGAAAGTGGAATGAAAAAAAAGAATTTTGCAAAAAATAGTACAGAAGCCCCGATATGTATACTGTTGGTTTTAAAAATTGTGATTCCTTTTGGTTGCGTGTACTCGGTTCGAAAATGAGACAAAAACTGTCGCAACAATGGAAAATTTGTGAAAGTAATTTTACATCTTGTTAAAAACAAGGCGGCCTTTCGACCGCCTGCAGGTTTCTTGAGAAATTTTCCCTTTAAGGTGTGCTATTTCTGTGCTAGGGCTTCTGAGATGATTTCTTCGGAAATTCCCTTTGCACGGAGGAAGTCGGCCATCTGCTGACGACCTTCCACAACGCCTTCCGCATGACCCTCCGCACGACCTTTTGCACGAGCATGTTTTTTTTCTACATAGAGTTCGTATTCACGGTCGCTCATCTTCATAGCCTCACTTACAAGAAAGTCTGCCGTAAATTTACTCAATTTTGCGCGTTCTTGCAACAGGGCGAACTGCGAATCCTGCGGGACCTTTATTCCGACGAAGCCAACGAAATTTCCGAAGCTGTCCTTGGTTTCTAATCCAAACTTTTTATCATTAAATTGTCGCATTGACTGCCAAGGCGAGC from the uncultured Fibrobacter sp. genome contains:
- a CDS encoding amidohydrolase family protein, with amino-acid sequence MAGITHFAYSSTSNVVTDDPAFMREERDAMHELSEGRAVPFLWVTHSMLRKSRDLSLYLDDKIKGLKVHGVSEKWKLDGKSLARVFDVANERNLALMLHTGEKDECFAGMYEPVIKKHPKVKVILAHGRPLNQTIDVLRHCPNAFVDTAFMPHEHLQILIQNGFADRILFGTDTPIPGRNIKSSLPRYLRNRITMSEKITDGAWCSVSWSNAQKFFNNTTRS